Genomic window (Georgfuchsia toluolica):
TATCGCATCGACACCCGGTCAATGTGCTGGTCGTCGGCAAGCAGGGATGTGGCAAGTCCTCTCTCGTCAGGCAATACGCCGCCGTGCATCGGTTGCCCTTGGCGACTTTCCAGATCGGAGTGCTCTCCGAACCGGGACAACTGTTCGGCGAGTACGCGCTCGAAAACGGCGAGACCAAGTACAAGCAGTTCCTCTTTCCACAGGCGATCCGTACACCCAACTGCATCATCCACCTGGAGGAAATAAACCGGCCCGAGCACCCGAAGGCGCTCAATATGCTGTTCTCCATCCTCTCCGACGACCGTCAGGTGTGGATGGATGAACTGGGCCTGCTGCAGGTCGCGCCCGGCGTAGTATTCTTCGCCACCCTCAACGAGGGCGCCGAATTCGTCGGCACGGAACTACTCGACCCGGCGCTGCGCGACCGCTTCTACGTCACCACCATGGACTTTCTCCCCAACGAGGTGGAGAAGGAAGTGCTGCGGAAGAAGACTTTGGTCAGCCCTGAGCAG
Coding sequences:
- a CDS encoding AAA family ATPase, with translation MKNPGSNLNSVLIPDADPYYYLSTEILSFLDKINKISHRHPVNVLVVGKQGCGKSSLVRQYAAVHRLPLATFQIGVLSEPGQLFGEYALENGETKYKQFLFPQAIRTPNCIIHLEEINRPEHPKALNMLFSILSDDRQVWMDELGLLQVAPGVVFFATLNEGAEFVGTELLDPALRDRFYVTTMDFLPNEVEKEVLRKKTLVSPEQ